The following coding sequences lie in one Hippopotamus amphibius kiboko isolate mHipAmp2 chromosome 7, mHipAmp2.hap2, whole genome shotgun sequence genomic window:
- the RPL31 gene encoding 60S ribosomal protein L31 produces MAPAKKGGEKKKGRSAINEVVTREYTINIHKRIHGVGFKKRAPRALKEIRKFAMKEMGTPDVRIDTRLNKAVWAKGIRNVPYRIRVRLSRKRNEDEDSPNKLYTLVTYVPVTTFKNLQTVNVDEN; encoded by the exons ATGGCTCCCGCAAAGAAGGGTGGCGAGAAGAAGAAGGGCCGGTCCGCCATCAACGAGGTGGTAACCAGAGAATACACCATCAACATTCACAAGCGCATCCACGGAGT AGGTTTCAAGAAGCGTGCCCCTCGGGCACTCAAAGAAATCCGGAAATTTGCCATGAAGGAGATGGGAACTCCAGATGTGCGCATTGACACCAGGCTCAACAAAGCTGTCTGGGCCAAAGGAATAAG GAATGTCCCATACCGTATACGTGTGCGGTTGTCCAGAAAACGTAATGAAGATGAAGATTCACCAAACAAGCTCTATACGTTGGTTACCTATGTACCTGTCACCACTTTCAAAA ATCTGCAGACAGTTAATGTGGATGAGAACTAA